A region from the Thauera humireducens genome encodes:
- a CDS encoding NAD(P)H-dependent flavin oxidoreductase produces MSLPASLRGRFSVPAIAAPMFLVSGPELVIETCKAGVAGTFPAMNARPAAQLDEWLTRIDAELAAHRAASPDAPCAPHGVNLILHASNVRLQEDLEILVRHRVPIVITSLGNPAEVVKVVHGYGGLVLSDVVHAYHARKAIAAGVDGIIAVAGGAGGHAGGQNVISLVREIREFWDGLLVAAGAISDGAAIRAVEVLGADLAYMGTRFIATREAMAQPEYKQMVVDCAPADIVYTDAISGTNANFMWPSLERAGYRREELAAGFGKGKLHDLAEEAKAWRDVWSAGHGVATIHDVPTTAELVARLAREYRAACALPPSAALTLA; encoded by the coding sequence CTTCCCGCCAGCCTGCGCGGACGTTTCAGCGTACCGGCGATCGCCGCCCCTATGTTCCTCGTGTCCGGGCCGGAACTCGTCATCGAGACCTGCAAGGCCGGTGTCGCCGGCACCTTCCCGGCCATGAATGCCAGGCCCGCCGCGCAGCTCGACGAGTGGCTCACACGCATCGATGCCGAACTCGCGGCCCATCGCGCGGCCAGCCCCGATGCGCCGTGCGCACCGCACGGCGTCAACCTGATCCTGCATGCGTCCAATGTGCGGCTGCAGGAAGACCTGGAAATCCTCGTCCGTCACCGGGTGCCGATCGTGATCACCAGCCTGGGGAATCCGGCCGAGGTGGTGAAGGTGGTGCACGGCTACGGCGGCCTGGTGCTGTCCGACGTGGTCCATGCCTACCACGCGCGCAAGGCGATCGCGGCCGGTGTCGATGGCATCATCGCGGTGGCCGGCGGCGCGGGCGGGCATGCCGGCGGGCAGAACGTCATCAGCCTGGTGCGCGAGATCCGCGAGTTCTGGGACGGCCTGCTGGTCGCGGCCGGTGCGATTTCGGACGGCGCGGCGATCCGCGCGGTCGAAGTGCTGGGCGCGGACCTTGCCTACATGGGCACGCGCTTCATCGCCACCCGCGAGGCGATGGCCCAGCCGGAGTACAAGCAGATGGTGGTCGACTGCGCGCCCGCCGACATCGTCTATACCGACGCCATTTCCGGCACCAACGCCAATTTCATGTGGCCCAGCCTCGAACGTGCCGGTTACCGGCGCGAGGAACTGGCTGCCGGCTTCGGCAAGGGCAAGCTGCACGACCTCGCCGAGGAGGCCAAGGCCTGGCGCGACGTGTGGAGTGCTGGCCACGGCGTGGCAACGATCCACGACGTCCCGACCACGGCCGAACTGGTCGCCCGCCTGGCGCGCGAGTACCGTGCCGCCTGCGCCCTGCCGCCGAGCGCGGCGCTGACGTTGGCGTGA
- a CDS encoding branched-chain amino acid ABC transporter permease — MLSFLQVLSSGIAIGCVYGLVALSFVLVFKATETVSFMQGDLLMLGGFAGLALHLAAGWPLALAALGAVLAVALLGAGLERVALRRAIGQPHLVAVLLTFGLGMMMRGGVASVPAAAQDMYRLPFAADTLSAGPLVLAASHVWVVLATVVLVLLLALFFRHTRVGLALRACSEDARVAALMGVPVARMHTLAWALGAGLAAVAGLLLAPITFVHLNMGFIALKAFPAAVLGGLTSLPGALAGGLFLGVVEALAGLVLPEGAKDVVPYVLLMAALLLFPQGLAAGRAGRAGR, encoded by the coding sequence ATGCTTTCCTTTCTCCAGGTCCTGTCCAGCGGAATCGCCATCGGCTGCGTGTATGGCCTGGTGGCGCTCTCCTTCGTGCTGGTGTTCAAGGCCACCGAGACGGTCAGCTTCATGCAGGGCGACCTGCTGATGCTGGGCGGCTTTGCCGGGCTGGCGCTGCATCTTGCGGCGGGCTGGCCGCTGGCGCTAGCGGCCCTTGGCGCGGTGCTGGCGGTGGCCTTGCTCGGCGCGGGGCTGGAGCGGGTCGCCCTGCGGCGTGCGATCGGCCAGCCGCATCTGGTGGCGGTGCTGCTGACCTTCGGCCTCGGCATGATGATGCGCGGCGGCGTGGCTTCGGTGCCGGCCGCGGCGCAGGACATGTACCGCCTGCCCTTCGCCGCCGACACCCTCAGCGCCGGGCCGCTGGTGCTGGCGGCAAGCCACGTGTGGGTGGTGCTCGCCACCGTCGTGCTGGTGCTCTTGCTCGCGCTGTTCTTCCGTCACACCCGCGTCGGCCTCGCGCTGCGCGCCTGCTCCGAGGATGCGCGCGTCGCAGCGTTGATGGGCGTGCCCGTGGCGCGCATGCACACCCTGGCCTGGGCGCTCGGCGCCGGTCTGGCGGCGGTGGCCGGCCTGCTGCTGGCCCCGATCACTTTCGTGCATCTCAACATGGGCTTCATCGCGCTGAAGGCCTTTCCGGCGGCGGTGCTGGGCGGGCTCACGAGCCTGCCGGGCGCCCTGGCTGGCGGCCTGTTCCTCGGCGTGGTCGAGGCGCTCGCAGGGCTGGTGCTGCCGGAGGGGGCGAAGGATGTCGTGCCCTACGTGCTGCTGATGGCCGCGCTGCTGCTGTTTCCGCAGGGGCTGGCCGCCGGGCGTGCGGGCAGGGCCGGGCGATGA